Proteins co-encoded in one Pseudophryne corroboree isolate aPseCor3 chromosome 1, aPseCor3.hap2, whole genome shotgun sequence genomic window:
- the LOC135052688 gene encoding vomeronasal type-2 receptor 26-like produces MAEEEVAGMSEMDTDMPAPEAVYAEPEQEVQLTQPGKGNSDSLSEGGPDSPPHIEQTAAPHQPYRSFCWPYKSKAKEEMNSKTDVPGAHLNYQATHALLGHGYGNSLKIAGVKGGSQCSAVILYPEYGQATRIRVAVGRRQGHGVLIPKSRCNDICLPGYRKAFNGGFHVCCYDCVPCSEGEFCNTTDCEICYRCPDEEWPDERRVRCVPKIYDFLSYEKDIVVQISAVTASSFSAITLFILGNFIYYWDTPIVKANNRAVSFILLISILLSFLCVFLFLGRPVDITCRLRQMSFGIFFSTAVSSVLAKTVTVFIAFKATKPGSTWRKWVTLKVSNYVVIVCSSVQTLICGIWLTVYSPYQEYDHHSYKGMIIVQCNEGSVIGLYSMLSYIGILASVNFVLAFMVRTLPDSFNEAKFITFSMLVLCSVWIAMIPAYLSTKGKYMVAVEIFAILTSCAGVLGCIFFPKLYILLIKPEFNSRKTILGKNTL; encoded by the exons ATGGCCGAAGAGGAGGTGGCAGGCATGTCCGAGATGGACACAGACATGCCTGCCCCTGAGGCTGTGTATGCTGAGCCAG AACAGGAGGTGCAGCTCACACAGCCTGGGAAGGGGAACTCAGATTCGCTGTCTGAGGGTGGGCCTGACTCACCACCACACATTGAACAAACTGCTGCCCCCCACCAACCATACAGGAGCTTCTGTTGGCCATACAAGAGCAAGGCCAAAGAAGAGATGAATTCCAAAACAGATGTTCCTGGAGCTCACCTCAACTATCAGGCCACGCATGC GTTGTTAGGACATGGATATGGCAACTCATTGAAGATAGCTGGAGTAAAAGGTGGGAGTCAGTGCAGTGCAGTGATCCTGTACCCAGAATATgggcaagctacaagaatcagagtAGCTGTAGGAAGGAGACAAGGACATGGAGTACTG ATCCCCAAATCCCGGTGCAATGACATATGTCTTCCTgggtacagaaaagcttttaatgGAGGATTTCATGTCTGCTGCTATGACTGTGTCCCATGTTCTGAGGGAGAATTTTGTAATACAACAG atTGTGAGATCTGCTATAGATGTCCTGATGAAGAGTGGCCGGATGAGAGAAGAGTGAGATGTGTACCCAAAATATATGACTTTCTGTCCTATGAAAAGGACATTGTGGTGCAAATATCTGCAGTAACAGCTTCATCATTCTCTGCCATAACATTATTTATATTAGGGAACTTTATTTATTACTGGGACACCCCAATTGTGAAAGCCAATAACCGGGCTGTAAGCTTCATTCTCCTGATCTCCATCTTGCTgagcttcctctgtgtgttctTGTTCCTCGGACGACCGGTGGATATAACCTGCAGACTCCGACAGATGTCTTTTGGGATCTTCTTCTCCACAGCTGTCTCTTCTGTATTAGCCAAGACTGTCACTGTCTTTATTGCTTTCAAAGCCACCAAACCCGGCAGTACCTGGAGGAAGTGGGTAACACTCAAAGTATCTAATTATGTGGTCATTGTGTGCTCCTCTGTCCAAACTCTGATCTGTGGTATATGGCTGACTGTTTATTCTCCCTACCAAGAGTATGACCATCACTCCTATAAGGGAATGATCATCGttcagtgtaatgaggggtcagtGATTGGGTTATACTCTATGTTGAGTTACATAgggatcctggcatctgtgaactttgttctggctttcatggtgaggacattaccgGACAGCTTCAATGAGGCCAAGTtcatcaccttcagcatgctggtgctctgcagtgtctggattgcaatgatcccggcctatctgagcaccaaagggaaaTACATGGTGGCTGTGGAGATATTTGCCATACTGACCTCATGTGCCGGTGTTCTGggctgtatatttttcccaaaGCTGTATATTCTGCTTATAAAACCTGAATTTAACTCTAGAAAAACAATACTGGGGAAAAACACTTTATAA